The following proteins come from a genomic window of Taeniopygia guttata chromosome 25, bTaeGut7.mat, whole genome shotgun sequence:
- the LOC105758840 gene encoding uncharacterized protein produces MIYSSGRESFFNLNSTWYDPSGSWLDTRRTPFRYGYNTCCSSGCQGEGAEGMRGHDYRHYGYRQPRCAERCHGYAGSSGSCHGGGGSCVRRPTYSYGGSGGCQGYGRSVCSERCQGYGRSVCSERCQGSSGSCHGGGGSCVRRPTYSYGGSGGCQGYGRSMCSERCHGPVAQGGKPGCGTATQSVPVQSCPPPVQSCPQPVQSCPCPCPPPVQSCPPPVQSCPPPVQRIPVQSCPPPVQTCPCPCPPPIQQGCVPVAKGIPRQQQKQICKVPARKMK; encoded by the coding sequence ATGATTTACTCCTCCGGAAGAGAATCCTTCTTCAACCTCAACTCCACCTGGTACGATCCCTCGGGCTCCTGGCTGGACACGCGGCGCACGCCCTTCCGCTACGGCTACAACACGTGCTGCTCCTCGGGCTGCCAGGGCGAGGGCGCGGAGGGCATGAGGGGCCACGACTACCGCCACTACGGCTACCGGCAGCCCCGCTGCGCCGAGCGCTGCCACGGCTACGCCGGCTCCTCGGGCTCGTGCCACGGGGGGGGTGGCAGCTGCGTCAGGAGACCCACGTACAGCTACGGGGGTTCAGGGGGGTGCCAGGGCTACGGGAGGTCCGTGTGCTCTGAGAGGTGCCAGGGCTACGGGAGGTCCGTGTGCTCCGAGAGGTGCCAGGGCTCCTCGGGCTCGTGCCACGGAGGGGGTGGCAGCTGTGTCAGGAGACCCACGTACAGCTacgggggctcggggggctgcCAGGGCTACGGGAGGTCCATGTGCTCCGAGAGGTGCCACGGGCCGGTGGCCCAGGGTGGGAAGCCAGGCTGTGGGACAGCCACGCAGAGTGTCCCAGTGCAGAGCtgtcccccaccagtgcagagctgtccccaaccagtgcagagctgtccctgtccctgtcccccaccagtgcagagctgtcccccaccagtgcagagcTGTCCCCCCCCAGTGCAGAGAATCCCAGTGCAGAGCTGTCCCCCCCCAGTGCagacctgtccctgtccctgtccccctccgatccagcagggctgtgtgcccGTGGCCAAGGGCATCCCCCgccagcagcagaagcagatcTGCAAAGTGCCAGCTCGGAAGATGAAATGA
- the LOC115498512 gene encoding uncharacterized protein, producing the protein MLHQKGGTDRDLCQHRSGCGHDTPEICPHPPEICPDPGSLSHDTEGCSQSPARGCHPCELCPPRPACCPAPQSCKPRRRVEVSPVPPVCPPPVKIRRRPLEQHRPCPPCPERDSCGKPRRRVEQRPEQDEEPPVVLQPLPLQHRCPCIQRCPRAVPCCPRAVPCCPRPVPCCPRPVQRCCPPAVPLPPHPGHHQQHKQVTLVPLCVKN; encoded by the coding sequence ATGCTCCACCAGAAAGGCGGCACCGACCGCGACCTGTGCCAGCACCGCTCGGGCTGCGGCCACGACACCCCCGAGATCTGCCCCCACCCCCCCGAGATCTGCCCCGACCCCGGCAGCCTCAGCCACGACACCgagggctgcagccagagccctgcccggggctgccaCCCCTGCGAGCTGTGTCCGCCCCGGCCCGcctgctgcccggccccgcagaGCTGCAAGCCCCGGCGGCGGGTGGAGGTGAGCCCGGTGCCCCCCGTGTGCCCCCCGCCCGTGAAGATCCGCCGCCGGCCGCTGGAGCAGCACCGCCCGTGCCCGCCGTGCCCGGAGCGCGACTCCTGCGGGAAGCCCCGCCGGCGGGTGGAGCAGCGCCCCGAGCAGGATGAGGAGCCCCCGGtggtcctgcagcccctgccgCTGCAGCATCGCTGCCCCTGCATCCAGCGCTGCCCCCGGGCCGTGCCCTGCTGCCCCCGGGCCGTGCCCTGCTGCCCCCGGCCCGTGCCCTGCTGCCCCCGGCCCGTCCAGCGCTGCTGCCCGCCCGCTGTCCCCCTGCCACCGCACCCCggccaccaccagcagcacaaGCAGGTCACGCTGGTGCCGCTCTGCGTGAAGAACTGA